A single Marinitoga aeolica DNA region contains:
- a CDS encoding chemotaxis protein CheW — protein MQKEILSFEISNQEFGIDVEYVEMVIEKEDITPVPNSKDFIEGIVNLRGRIVPVFDLTKILDLEIAEDFNFDSIIIMKHEKEELGILVNKVNNVISFNDEELDILPAKSGKFIGKVNGVLKINNRLIVYLNLEKLFESIEI, from the coding sequence ATGCAAAAAGAAATTTTATCTTTTGAAATTTCCAATCAAGAATTTGGAATTGATGTCGAATACGTTGAAATGGTTATTGAAAAAGAGGATATAACTCCAGTTCCAAATTCTAAAGATTTTATCGAAGGTATTGTAAATTTACGTGGAAGAATTGTTCCTGTATTCGATTTGACAAAAATATTAGATCTTGAAATTGCTGAAGACTTTAATTTTGATAGCATAATTATTATGAAACATGAAAAAGAAGAACTAGGGATATTAGTAAATAAGGTAAATAATGTAATTTCATTTAATGATGAAGAGTTGGATATATTACCTGCCAAAAGTGGTAAATTTATAGGGAAAGTTAATGGTGTTTTAAAGATAAATAATAGACTTATTGTGTATCTCAATCTCGAAAAACTCTTTGAATCTATAGAAATATAA
- a CDS encoding flagellar biosynthetic protein FliO, giving the protein MLNSPAVRIVKKFYIDRNLTLNIIKVLDEYYLVLTNNNSISYLDKLDYEKLSELLKGKKEFFDTFIGALKREKKSDEEML; this is encoded by the coding sequence TTGCTAAATAGTCCTGCTGTTAGAATTGTTAAAAAATTTTATATTGATAGAAATTTAACTTTAAATATCATAAAAGTATTGGATGAGTATTATCTAGTATTAACTAATAATAATTCCATATCCTATCTGGATAAATTAGATTATGAAAAACTTTCAGAACTTTTAAAAGGGAAAAAAGAATTTTTTGATACTTTTATTGGAGCCTTAAAAAGGGAGAAAAAATCAGATGAAGAAATGCTTTAA
- a CDS encoding response regulator encodes MALKVLIVDDAAFMRMLLKDIITKAGMEVVGEAANGQEAIQKYNELKPDVVTMDITMPVMDGIQAIKEIKKQDPAAKIIVCSAMGQQAMVIEAIQAGAKDFIVKPFQANRVIEAIQKVSRG; translated from the coding sequence ATGGCGTTAAAAGTTTTGATAGTTGATGATGCTGCTTTTATGAGAATGTTATTAAAAGATATTATTACAAAAGCGGGGATGGAAGTAGTTGGTGAAGCTGCTAATGGTCAAGAGGCTATTCAAAAATATAATGAATTAAAACCTGATGTTGTTACTATGGATATTACCATGCCTGTAATGGATGGAATTCAGGCAATAAAAGAGATTAAAAAACAGGATCCAGCTGCTAAAATTATTGTATGTAGTGCTATGGGACAACAAGCAATGGTTATTGAAGCTATACAGGCTGGTGCAAAAGATTTTATTGTAAAGCCTTTCCAGGCAAATAGGGTTATAGAAGCCATTCAAAAGGTATCAAGGGGGTGA
- the fliP gene encoding flagellar type III secretion system pore protein FliP (The bacterial flagellar biogenesis protein FliP forms a type III secretion system (T3SS)-type pore required for flagellar assembly.) → MKKCFNKKLFLIVLFLFLFFVGSAQEPLPIPEISINIGGNVPGPNTLMPTLEILLLLSVLTLAPSFIMMFTSFMRIIIVLSFLRTAMGSRQAPPNQVLIGIALILTFLIMSPVFNQIYQNAIIPYTEEKISYTQMFENAWNPIKRFMINEIVAHKNQDNVFMLASSVHKEIKNINDTPPEILIPAFALSELEISFKMGVLIYIPFIIVDMVVASILLSMGMMMIPPIMISMPFKLLLFILVNGWDLLIGGLIRSFQTSGGL, encoded by the coding sequence ATGAAGAAATGCTTTAATAAAAAATTATTTTTAATTGTTTTATTCCTGTTTTTATTTTTTGTTGGTTCAGCTCAAGAACCATTACCAATACCTGAAATTTCTATTAATATTGGAGGAAATGTTCCTGGTCCTAATACACTAATGCCAACTTTAGAAATATTACTGCTATTATCTGTATTAACTCTTGCACCATCTTTTATTATGATGTTCACATCATTTATGAGAATTATAATTGTTTTATCTTTTTTAAGAACAGCTATGGGAAGTCGTCAAGCGCCTCCTAATCAGGTATTGATAGGTATTGCATTGATTTTAACTTTTTTAATAATGTCCCCTGTTTTTAACCAAATATATCAAAATGCTATCATTCCATATACTGAAGAAAAAATAAGTTATACTCAAATGTTTGAAAATGCGTGGAATCCAATAAAAAGATTTATGATCAATGAAATAGTTGCACATAAAAATCAGGATAATGTTTTTATGTTAGCTTCAAGCGTACATAAAGAAATTAAAAATATAAACGATACACCTCCAGAAATTCTAATTCCTGCATTCGCATTAAGTGAATTAGAGATTTCATTTAAAATGGGGGTTTTAATTTATATTCCATTTATTATTGTCGATATGGTTGTAGCAAGCATCCTTTTATCTATGGGAATGATGATGATTCCTCCTATTATGATTTCAATGCCTTTTAAACTATTACTATTTATCCTTGTGAATGGATGGGATTTATTAATTGGAGGATTAATAAGAAGTTTCCAAACTTCAGGAGGTCTATAA
- the fliQ gene encoding flagellar biosynthesis protein FliQ, protein MTLEAFIDVFRDGITVFLSIISPILLVSLGVGLIISIFQTITSINEQTLTFAPKIIITFLVVGLLFGWIAQKLMDFTYQILTTFFGMI, encoded by the coding sequence TTGACATTAGAAGCTTTTATTGATGTTTTTAGAGATGGAATAACTGTTTTTTTATCAATTATTTCACCTATCCTACTAGTAAGTTTAGGTGTTGGTCTTATAATAAGCATTTTCCAAACCATAACCTCTATAAATGAGCAAACACTAACCTTTGCTCCTAAAATTATTATTACTTTTCTAGTTGTCGGTTTGCTATTTGGATGGATTGCACAAAAATTAATGGATTTTACATATCAAATATTAACTACATTTTTTGGAATGATCTAA
- a CDS encoding chemotaxis protein CheA, whose translation MGEMDVYLNVFIEEANENLQRLNEELLELENNPENLEKVNEIFRVMHTFKGMAGTMGFDKIAKVSHKMENILDKIRKGETKVDTELIDLLFKTLDALNESIVDISNGGKGNLKSLDDLISILEKYISTSEQINEKTSENTKEITSNDSDKLLHLDDITRESLKNLFNVAKEKNLNFFLIKVKFDKNVQLKAARAFMVLHKIDDLGGEVVYTNPSSQDIEDEKFDLEIELGVIINTPADELRDNILSISEVESVAVNEFESSDFEKQEKFESSENNSPQQKSNVTVENSTNQKKKIQLQSVRVDIEKLDQLMNLMAELVISRSRITETLRKYEIKDVDESLANLSRITLDLQNIVMKIRMIPIAFVFNRFPRVVRDTAKKLGKEVNLIIEGEDTELDRTVVDEIGDPLIHLIRNSIDHGIEPVEERIKKGKPKVGTIKLSAWHEGDGVVISVEDDGKGLDRDIIANKAIEKGLVDPSMIPTMSDEEVFSFIFLPGFSTKSKATDLSGRGVGMDVVKTVVESLNGSVTISSKKDIGTKIIIRLPLTLSIIQVLLVTIDDYVYAIPIANIDTTQKITDGDIRIVQGNEVFVLRGEVIPLIRLRDVFNMPNVEDSLTEKVVIVKTANRKYGVVVDNLLGQDDIVIKSLGKYLNSVKEFSGGAILGDGRIALILDITNLNEL comes from the coding sequence ATGGGAGAAATGGATGTTTATTTAAATGTATTTATCGAAGAAGCTAATGAAAATTTACAAAGATTAAATGAAGAACTTTTAGAACTTGAAAATAATCCAGAAAATTTAGAAAAAGTCAACGAAATATTTAGGGTTATGCATACTTTTAAAGGTATGGCTGGAACAATGGGATTTGATAAAATTGCAAAAGTATCTCATAAGATGGAAAACATTCTGGATAAAATTAGAAAAGGAGAAACCAAAGTTGATACTGAACTAATAGATCTTCTTTTCAAAACTCTTGATGCGTTAAATGAAAGTATAGTAGATATTTCTAATGGTGGGAAAGGAAATTTAAAATCACTAGATGATCTGATTTCTATACTTGAGAAATATATTAGTACTTCTGAACAAATTAATGAAAAAACATCTGAAAATACTAAAGAAATTACTTCAAACGATTCTGACAAACTTTTACATCTTGATGATATCACAAGAGAATCATTGAAAAATCTTTTTAATGTCGCTAAAGAAAAGAATTTAAATTTCTTTTTGATAAAAGTTAAGTTTGATAAAAATGTTCAATTAAAAGCTGCGAGAGCTTTTATGGTATTGCATAAAATCGATGATTTAGGTGGAGAAGTGGTTTATACAAATCCTTCATCTCAGGATATTGAAGATGAAAAATTTGATTTAGAAATAGAACTGGGTGTGATTATCAATACTCCTGCCGATGAACTTAGAGATAATATATTAAGTATTTCTGAAGTAGAAAGTGTTGCGGTTAATGAATTTGAATCTTCTGATTTTGAAAAACAGGAAAAATTTGAATCATCAGAAAATAACTCACCGCAACAAAAATCAAATGTTACTGTAGAAAATTCAACAAATCAAAAAAAGAAAATACAGCTTCAATCTGTACGGGTTGATATTGAAAAGTTGGATCAATTAATGAATTTAATGGCTGAATTGGTTATTTCAAGGAGTAGGATAACCGAAACACTAAGAAAATATGAAATAAAAGATGTTGATGAAAGTTTGGCAAATTTAAGCAGAATAACTCTCGACCTTCAAAATATTGTTATGAAAATAAGAATGATTCCAATTGCTTTTGTTTTCAACAGATTTCCAAGGGTTGTTAGAGATACTGCAAAAAAATTAGGTAAAGAAGTAAATCTAATTATAGAGGGTGAAGATACAGAACTCGATAGAACTGTTGTAGATGAAATCGGTGATCCTTTAATTCATTTAATAAGAAATTCGATTGATCATGGTATAGAGCCAGTTGAAGAAAGAATAAAAAAAGGAAAACCAAAAGTTGGTACTATAAAATTATCCGCATGGCATGAAGGGGATGGAGTTGTAATCAGTGTTGAAGATGATGGAAAAGGATTGGATAGAGATATTATTGCAAACAAAGCTATTGAAAAAGGATTAGTTGACCCATCAATGATTCCCACAATGAGCGATGAAGAAGTATTTTCGTTTATATTTTTGCCCGGATTTTCTACTAAAAGTAAAGCTACCGATCTGTCCGGACGTGGCGTGGGAATGGACGTTGTTAAAACCGTAGTTGAATCTTTAAACGGAAGTGTAACCATATCTTCCAAAAAAGATATTGGAACAAAAATAATTATCAGATTGCCTTTAACTCTTTCTATTATCCAGGTTTTATTGGTAACAATAGATGATTATGTATATGCTATTCCAATTGCTAATATTGATACAACACAAAAAATCACAGACGGAGATATAAGAATTGTTCAGGGCAACGAAGTATTTGTGTTAAGAGGTGAAGTAATACCATTAATTAGACTAAGAGATGTATTTAATATGCCTAACGTTGAAGACTCATTAACAGAAAAGGTTGTTATTGTAAAAACTGCCAACAGAAAATATGGTGTTGTTGTTGATAATCTTTTAGGACAGGATGATATCGTTATAAAATCTCTCGGTAAATACTTAAATAGCGTAAAAGAATTTAGTGGTGGTGCTATACTAGGTGATGGTAGAATTGCTTTAATTCTCGACATTACAAACTTAAACGAATTATGA